The window TATGAAGAAATCGTGAACTTTTTAAAACAGTCTCCCACAGAGCACAGCGGTTATGAAGAAACTTTAAATGCTTTAGCCTCATTAGTGTCAGGAGGTAAGTAACCATGAAAAAGTTTCAGTTCCGTCTGGAACAGGTTCTTCAGCAGCGAGTGGCCAAGGAAGAACAAACTTTACTGGAACAGGTTAAGGCACAGCAGGAATGCCTGAACTGCCGGCAAAGTCTGGAGGAGACTCACTATAAGCTGGAAGAAGCCGTGCGTTTTTCCGAAAAGGTGGCTCAACCGGATGAACAGCTTCACTCGTTATTGTACCGGGAGCATTTGCAGTTGACCCTGGACCGGCAAAGCAAGATGCTGGACCGAGCCCAGGAAATACTGGAACTTCGCAGGGAGGCCACCGTAAAGGCCCGGCAGGAACGTATGGTTTTGGAGAAGTTGAAAGAAAAGCAATGGAATCAGTATAAGGAACAGGAAGCCTACCTGGAAAGCAAAGAGATTGATGAATTGGCTACCCTGGGTTATGCCAGGGCCCATCATTAATAAGTTCGACCATGGAAA is drawn from Desulforamulus ruminis DSM 2154 and contains these coding sequences:
- a CDS encoding flagellar export protein FliJ, encoding MKKFQFRLEQVLQQRVAKEEQTLLEQVKAQQECLNCRQSLEETHYKLEEAVRFSEKVAQPDEQLHSLLYREHLQLTLDRQSKMLDRAQEILELRREATVKARQERMVLEKLKEKQWNQYKEQEAYLESKEIDELATLGYARAHH